In Capsicum annuum cultivar UCD-10X-F1 chromosome 7, UCD10Xv1.1, whole genome shotgun sequence, one genomic interval encodes:
- the LOC124885835 gene encoding uncharacterized protein LOC124885835 produces the protein MLKQLTINVPLVEALEQMPRYAKFMKDLVTKKQAVSCELEVDLHLCSVISIRTLVQKKPYPGAVSIPCTIGTMEFTKALCDLGASVNLMSLTIYRKLGLGNLTPTNMRLVMVDRINDEVVQFDIAKSMKQNKNMSVLSVVDVYYEEEQEVPIAEQLVIEPLVVVMMNYDSEALVSMKRLFVP, from the exons atgctcaagcaattgacaataaatgttcCCCTGGTtgaagcacttgagcaaatgccaagaTATGcgaaattcatgaaggaccttgtgactaagaaacaAGCGGTAAGCTGTGAATTAGAGGTAGATCTCCACCTTTGTAGCGTTATTTCTATAAGGACCTTAGTACAGAAGAAGCCATACCCAGGTGCAGTCTCTATTCCCTGCACAATTGGGACAATGGAATTCACCAAAGCACTATGTGATCTAGGAGCAAGCGTTAATTTGATGTCActgactatttatagaaaattaggTCTGGGAAATCTCACACCCACCAATATGAGACTCGTGATGGTGGATAG gataaACGATGAAGTGGTACAATTTGATATAGCTAAATCAATGAAGCAGAATAAAAATATGAGTGTGctctcagtagttgatgtgtattatgaggaagAACAGGAGGTGCCCATAGCTGAGCAACTTGTTATCGAACCGTTAGTCGTGGTcatgatgaattatgatagtgAGGCATTGGTGAGTATGAAGAGACTGTTTGTGCCTTGA